The proteins below are encoded in one region of Apium graveolens cultivar Ventura chromosome 4, ASM990537v1, whole genome shotgun sequence:
- the LOC141721764 gene encoding disease resistance protein Roq1-like: protein MASTSSLEITAPSSSSSSPPKAWDVFLSFYGDDTRKNFTSHLYAALDQAGILTFRDDPALQKGQEISSGLLHAIRDSKMFVLIISENYARSPWCLKELVDILSCKKTKNQVIPVFYYVDPSDVRHQKGSFGDALDYHYQNKRYSPEMIDEWKLALAQIAALSGYHLKKEAKENESETIQSIVENIARKVSTKVVHIGEELFGIDSAVEEIYHKLRMESNDVRAIGICGMGGIGKTTTAKAFYNKYLPNFDSCCFIENVKQYSQGGSPLLPLIQQLLTELLKLKDYKVTDVDSGIRKLEQILRFKKTLIVLDDLDQSSYSKFLAKHYNLFSAGSRIVFTSRNIHLRNQLKTDLKHVELYMVNGLGQDDSLKLFNYHAFGEVTPPASLREVSVDFVTYAGGLPLALKVLGSYFRGRTKDKVFWKAKLEEVKKNPENKIMEILQLSYKELDVKAKSIFCDIAFFFVGKVKYEVDIVLKSCYYSPEVSIPELLERCLLTIDRSGVLGMHDLIQDMGREVSKGKHLFLQENAGEYLQNWKDIEGLVLDLTQSTEKQINSQIFEKLPKLRLLEIRNVDDIKGHFKNSFQELRCIYWNFCTWTRLPSSFRPQKLVSMIMQHSNFKTLWDDAMPFTNLKMINIEYSLNLKTTPNFGNSKSIERLLFSGCESLLKVHPSIRELTGLCVLDLTECINVKVSAETLGQSSALTYLYLGYCSNLRQLPKQLGGMKLLKALDASDTAIEELPDSITQLKKLVCLKLVGCKKLKKLPEQIGNMEGLRTFLASGTAIEQLPDSFGDLINLEILDLSRCENLRYLPNSLWKLKLLQILNLHMCSKLKRLPDKLEKMQCLQQLDASGTDIEEVPDSIRLLSRLKILDLSGAAKLKNLPDSVWNLPSLTELVCRVNLPATVNNTKLVTLCLKCDVRVWLPVISSFSCLKSLVLTAGDESLSSTEPFSLSMLHNLQFLELFNCTNFGSLLPDLPLNISVLHLSGHERLVHLPDLSSLKRLKTLVIESFIRLKSLSSLPPHLQLLRIYGCRSLQHLSDVSMLKELSDLSFGIYNIPKPAVSSFLQVLGLRKQFLRSNKVELPKIAEWISYKSTGHSVCIVNIPTMPADNFLGLALSVLVRSKTGLFNFSIKAVVTNQTNGTITSCLIPVYDSNRGAEVSYVAKCIRGDEISIRSGDRIQIVLQRQTYSFDGVKAELLGAHVIQRTLSTPDFPSALNNLAKLSPDLLNFIVHKLTLSMF from the exons ATGGCTTCTACTAGTAGTCTTGAAATCACTgccccttcttcttcttcatcatctcCACCCAAGGCCTGGGATGTGTTCTTGAGCTTTTACGGCGACGACACTCGCAAAAACTTTACTTCACATCTTTACGCTGCCTTGGATCAAGCTGGAATTCTAACCTTCCGAGACGATCCTGCTCTTCAAAAGGGCCAAGAAATTTCATCCGGGCTGCTCCATGCAATCAGAGATTCAAAGATGTTTGTCCTCATTATTTCCGAGAACTATGCTCGTTCCCCGTGGTGCCTTAAAGAGCTCGTCGATATCCTTAGTTGCAAGAAAACTAAGAATCAGGTTATTCCCGTTTTTTACTACGTCGATCCATCAGATGTCCGTCACCAAAAAGGGAGTTTTGGAGACGCACTTGATTATCATTATCAGAACAAGCGTTACTCTCCTGAGATGATAGACGAGTGGAAATTAGCTCTTGCTCAAATCGCGGCGCTATCAGGATACCATCTTAAAAAAGAAGCTAAAGA AAATGAATCAGAAACTATTCAGAGCATTGTAGAGAACATTGCACGAAAAGTATCTACAAAGGTCGTACACATTGGAGAAGAACTATTTGGGATAGATTCTGCTGTTGAAGAAATATATCACAAGCTGCGGATGGAATCAAATGATGTACGTGCCATTGGGATCTGTGGGATGGGCGGAATTGGCAAAACTACTACTGCCAAAGCTTTCTACAACAAATATCTTCCCAATTTTGATAGTTGCTGCTTTATTGAAAATGTCAAACAATATTCACAGGGAGGTAGTCCTCTACTTCCCTTAATTCAGCAACTATTGACTGAGCTTCTCAAACTCAAGGATTATAAGGTCACTGATGTTGACAGTGGAATTAGAAAATTGGAACAAATCCTCCGTTTCAAGAAAACACTCATAGTTCTCGATGATTTGGACCAATCAAGCTACTCAAAATTTTTAGCAAAGCACTACAATTTGTTTTCAGCAGGAAGTAGAATTGTTTTTACGTCAAGAAATATACACCTGCGAAATCAGTTAAAAACTGATTTAAAACATGTAGAGCTATACATGGTGAATGGATTGGGACAAGATGATTCTTTGAAGCTATTTAATTATCACGCGTTCGGAGAAGTAACACCACCCGCAAGTTTAAGAGAGGTCTCAGTTGACTTTGTAACTTATGCCGGAGGTCTTCCGCTAGCTCTCAAAGTGTTGGGTTCTTATTTTCGAGGTAGAACCAAGGATAAGGTTTTCTGGAAAGCCAAACTTGAGGAAGTTAAAAAAAATCCCGAGAACAAGATAATGGAAATTCTTCAACTGAGCTACAAGGAGTTGGATGTGAAAGCAAAATCAATATTTTGCGATattgcattcttctttgttggaAAGGTCAAATATGAGGTTGATATCGTACTTAAATCTTGTTATTACTCTCCAGAAGTTAGTATACCGGAACTATTGGAAAGATGTCTACTTACGATTGATAGATCCGGTGTACTTGGGATGCATGATCTTATACAAGATATGGGAAGGGAAGTTTCAAAGGGCAAACACTTATTCTTGCAAGAAAATGCAGGGGAATATTTGCAGAATTGGAAG GATATTGAAGGTCTCGTCTTAGATCTAACTCAATCAACGGAAAAACAAATCAATTCCCAAATATTTGAGAAACTACCCAAATTGAGATTACTTGAAATACGTAATGTTGATGACATCAAAGGGCATTTTAAAAATTCATTTCAAGAATTAAGGTGCATCTATTGGAATTTTTGTACGTGGACACGGTTGCCTTCGAGTTTTCGACCACAAAAGTTGGTATCCATGATTATGCAACATAGCAATTTCAAGACGTTATGGGATGATGCAATG CCTTTCACAAATCTGAAGATGATAAATATCGAATACTCTCTAAACTTGAAAACAACTCCCAACTTTGGAAATTCAAAATCTATCGAGAGGTTATTATTTAGTGGTTGTGAGAGCTTGCTAAAAGTCCACCCATCAATCAGAGAGTTGACTGGTTTGTGTGTTTTAGATTTGACGGAATGCATTAACGTGAAAGTTTCGGCTGAAACACTGGGTCAGTCAAGTGCATTGACCTATTTGTATTTGGGTTATTGTAGCAATTTAAGACAATTGCCAAAGCAATTGGGTGGAATGAAATTGTTGAAGGCGCTTGATGCAAGTGACACCGCAATTGAGGAACTGCCAGATTCAATTACTCAACTCAAGAAATTGGTTTGTTTGAAATTGGTGGGTTGCAAGAAGCTTAAAAAGCTACCAGAGCAGATTGGGAATATGGAAGGCTTAAGGACATTTCTTGCAAGTGGTACTGCAATCGAACAACTTCCAGATTCGTTTGGAGATCTCATTAATTTGGAGATACTGGATTTGAGTCGCTGCGAAAATCTTAGGTATCTTCCAAATAGCTTATGGAAGCTCAAGCTGCTTCAAATACTAAATCTGCATATGTGTTCAAAGCTGAAGCGATTGCCTGATAAATTGGAGAAGATGCAATGTTTACAACAGTTGGATGCATCCGGAACAGACATCGAAGAAGTACCAGATTCAATAAGACTACTGAGTAGGTTAAAAATATTGGATTTGTCTGGCGCAGCCAAGCTTAAAAATCTGCCAGATAGTGTATGGAATCTTCCATCACTTACTGAATTAGTATGTAGAGTTAATCTGCCTGCTACAGTGAACAATACAAAGTTGGTAACTTTGTGCCTGAAGTGTGATGTAAGAGTATGGCTGCCTGTGATTTCAAGTTTCTCTTGTTTGAAAAGTTTAGTTCTTACTGCTGGGGATGAGAGTTTATCTTCAACCGAACCGTTCAGTCTCTCTATGCTTCACAACCTACAGTTTCTAGAATTGTTTAACTGTACAAATTTCGGGTCATTGCTTCCGGATCTTCCTCTTAATATATCAGTCTTACACCTAAGTGGGCATGAAAGACTAGTACATCTACCCGATTTATCAAGCTTGAAAAGGTTGAAGACGTTGGTGATAGAGAGTTTCATCCGCCTTAAATCACTTTCATCACTTCCTCCTCATCTTCAATTACTTAGAATTTATGGTTGCAGAAGCCTACAACATCTATCAGACGTGTCAATGCTGAAGGAATtgagtgatttgagttttggtaTATATAACATTCCGAAACCAGCTGTTTCGAGTTTCCTTCAG GTATTAGGTTTAAGAAAACAGTTCCTCCGTTCCAATAAAGTTGAGCTACCTAAGATTGCAGAATGGATCAGCTATAAAAGCACTGGGCATTCAGTCTGTATTGTTAATATCCCTACAATGCCGGCAGATAACTTCTTAGGTCTTGCTCTCTCGGTTCTTGTTAGGAGCAAAACCggtttatttaattttagcatAAAAGCTGTCGTTACCAATCAAACAAATGGTACAATAACGTCCTGTCTGATTCCTGTATATGACAGCAATCGAGGGGCTGAAGTAAGTTATGTGGCAAAATGCATAAGAGGAGATGAAATCTCAATTAGAAGTGGAGATAGAATTCAGATTGTACTACAAAGGCAAACATATAGTTTTGATGGAGTGAAGGCAGAGCTGTTGGGCGCCCATGTGATACAAAGAACACTCTCCACCCCTGATTTCCCCTCTGCTCTCAACAATTTGGCAAAACTTTCCCCAGATTTGCTTAATTTTATCGTACATAAATTAACTCTATCTATGTTTTAG